The following nucleotide sequence is from Stigmatopora nigra isolate UIUO_SnigA chromosome 8, RoL_Snig_1.1, whole genome shotgun sequence.
acacttttttttgtccctttctTCATTTCTAAGCCGTTGTGTCTTTTTCCATAAAAGTTGAGTGTGTAGTACAACTATTGCTGCAGTACAAACTATAGTATTCTGTATAATATCCGCCCATCCAAGTTGGCATGAGAGGCTTGTAGTCTTCACTGAATTAGTTCATGAAATATGTacataataaagaaaaatacataggGCAAAAAAGTAGTATTTTCACAGTATAGATGTACTTGACAATAGATAATATAGTACGTGTAACAATTCATTCTGCATAGGCCTAAAAGTGACACagattactttttttgtctggtagtttatggTCACATATTTTAATCCTTTGTATGAAATTATAAGGTTATTGGCTAACGGAGCACAAAGACATGAGTGAAATTACTTCAAATTGACAGCTACATTGAGGCACAAGCCCTGCCATTGAATAGTCTACCTACCGTATTAAGGCAAAAGATTTAAGAATGGGATTGACCACTATGTTTATACTTGCggtaaaatgttttaaactGCCACAGCAGCTTGGAACTCACACTGCCAGTCCAGGAGTCCCATGTCTGCCAACATATAGTGTTACACTAGtacctttttaaatatagtatatatatatcgaATGAACTGCAATGATCAAAATAATgcgaaattgtcatttttaaaaacttagATACGTATACTTCATGACTGACCACACTGCCAactttgctcccacattccactCAAATCTAAAGCTCAAATTACTGATCAATGCACTTCAACGGGAATATTAAGAGTTAAGATGAAGGATGGAAAGCAATTCAGTATTTCAGTCCTttacaaaaatgtttcattcaGTAATGCTCATGCCTCATATAACCACAAAATGTACAATTGAAAGTATTGCGGCAATTGTTTGCATTTTACATCCAATTACTGTATACTACTGTCAACTGAATATTCATCTATCATATGTTATATCCGACGTGCGCAATCACAGATTTCCTGTAGTCATGATTCTCACAATGTCAATTGTCTCTCATTCTGCTGATGCTCACCTCATGACAATGCACTTATAGTATAACTTGACTtgtcaaaaaaacatgactatGTACTGTAAATAAAAGGATTCTAATTAACAGAGTAATCTGAAGTGTCAACgtctgttaccaaaacaaaatacagtGAAATCCTTGTAGGCGTAAAGACCAGTTTGTCGTGTTTTAGTAGAGATGTTTACATATCAAATtaggtcaaaaaaaataaaaataaaaacaagtcagTGAAATTGTCTGGTTCTGCACACTGACCCACTGTGTGAAAtcactgttgttgttgtcaaaatATGAACAGACCGTTTATGCAAACTCATTTTGTTTGGCAGGTTACAAAAACTTGggaaagtcattttattttagatgGGTGCAGCAGCCAGTCCAAACAAatcaatatgtatatttttataaatccattataaaaaaaactaatgcatAACTTTTAGCTATTAATTGTTTTCAGATTGGGATTCATGTTATCATATTGGCACAGTTCATTGCACTACCTCACTGCTACAACATATTCAAGGCAAATACGCCCTCTAGAGGGTAAGCACAGGGGAAACATTTGAACAATCTGAATGAAAACTTCAATAATTCATAATTATAATGAAACTTTCGAAAATACAACAATATACTCGAATCTAGTTATAACCAAACTAAAAATGTTTATTGGTTTTTCGGCTTTATGACTATGAAAAACTTCTAATTGCAGTCACATGGAATTCTTATTGGTAAACAGAAAGGTTGacatattgaatgtttttttacataaattaataaaaaattatttaattgatATGCAATGCATACAAATTCAATACAGTGCAAATGTAATGGCTTTCTTAGTGTTCTTCTCTGAAAACCTGTGAGAAGTATTAACATTTGCCACTGTTGGCAAACTAACTTTAAAAGTACTACACTATTACTTTGTTCTTATTCTCTGAACCTCATTTAAAACACCCGAACCCAGCTGCTTCTGTGAAATACCCCGCATAAAGTCTCAACACagacaattacaaaaaaaaatacttcagaatatttaaacaatatttacaTTCTTAAGCAAATTGgaattgaaataataaaaaacacttttaccAGTATTGGTCTCAGTATAGGAAGCTTTAACTTTAAAGTGTGCTCATTCACTTGTAGTCTGTGtggcagttttattttttttgtagtctcATGTAGGTGGGAGCCCCGCAGTTTATTTATGATATGATGCCCCTTTTCCTCTTCTTAACCATTCCCGCCAAGGAGGCTGTGCTTTGTCCTGATTGGCATCTACACTCCAAGAAAAAGTGGTCCGGGTGGACTTGCGGAAGAACGACATTCCTTGGGAGGTGATTTTCTTTTGAAGCTGCTCCGACTGCTGCTGCGATTTCAGCTGTTGGTTGATGACAATCTGTATGTCGTCCTAATAGCGATGACAAAACCCCAATGAAGAATGATATccagaaagaaaagatgaatCCAATTAGGTACATATATGGCTCCTTATCTTCTCCAAAACAAATGCTTATCTCTTAATCCAAACAATGCATGGAATGTGTTAAATGGATGTAGCTTTATTATATTCTTACAGACCAAGGGAATCCACGTGAGAATAGAAATGGGAGTTTACCTGCCAGGCCTCCAATTCCTGTGAGAGCTCCAGTTTTCGTTGAATAGCGTCTAGCAACTGGTTGTTCAGAGACATCATTTCGTTTTTACTCCGGATCAACTCAGCCTCCATCAGGTTTTTCCTGCAACAAATGTACAGACAGTTCATTCATGCTGTGTTAATTTTGATTCATTCAAGAAATTAATGAGATTTAGTCTTAAAGATGACTGACTTGGCAATGGCTTCATCTCGGTCTCTGATGGCTTGTTGGGCGACTTCTGCCTGTTCTTTGACCCTTTGCAGCTTTTGCCTCATTGCAGCATTCTCCTGCTGCTGTTGCAACTtctgaatggcaaaaaaaaaacattttagtgctTTATATGCTCATTCgctcttattttttgttaaaaaaatggcttgcaATTAGTGACTTTTTGATAATAAGTACTTTGTACATAGATGTGAACCCCCCACAGCAACACTGTGTCAAATGATCTCCTAACTTATCCCCTGAGCTCTAATTCCCACACTTCATTGTGAAAACAGAGCCTGCTACATACAGATTGAAAGAAGAGATTGGAAGGCATTCGATGGAACTTTCCTTCCAGAAGGAATTTTGACATGTAGGTCTATTTATCAAATTTTCAAAGCAAATGCAAGGTTTGGCATATTAACCAGGACATATTGTGACAATGGGCACATAGTATAATATTGCTCGCATTTAATAAAGCCTTATATAAGCATTTATTGAGATTGTAAAAGATTAGCCATTATTCCTCAGATGAAGAGAACAAAGGTAAGGGTACTATAATGCCAGATTACATAATAGCAAAGTAGAAAGTTGCAGggagcaggaaaaaaaagatcagatcACTTCCAGTGTAGATGTGTTGGTATAAAGCTATAAAATGCAGTGCCTAAGATTGCTTGGTTCAGTTCAATGTTCAATCCTAATaagtttttctgtgtttttgataTTATTTTGCAGATAAAGAATTCTGACAGATTTCCTtctataagaggaaaccttcaCAAAGTAAGTGGTTGCTGTGTGGTTAATTTCTGGGCCTGTTGCGGGCctgatattttcatttttttttaaatccacctGTGTGCCAGATGTCTGTGTCAGAGTTTGAGCCACAGTCTTTAGCTGGCAAAGAACATCCTTTAGGTTCTCCTCATCTTTATCTTCACGTGTTGGATTTTTCTCAGTCAATGGCTGCAGCATCTGAAGGATCATCCCCATTTCTTCCGTTagctatgtttaaaaaaagtaaaattacaTTATGTTAACAGTCAATCCAAAAGCATACACCAGTTACATATTATGAACTTGACTATTTAATTTATTCTGCAACAAGTGGCAGCCAGTTCAGGAAGTATACATTGTCCTAGGTGACCTGACATAGAAAAGATAAAGATAAAGGCTAGGAGATATGATACCAGTGTCTCCCCACAGAAACACTCCAATGTGATTGTATTAAATGACCCACGCGTAGTTACTCAGATGACAGACACAAAAGGCAAAGTGAATGGACCCAGAAAAACCAGAAAAACAAACCTAAATATGCATAGTAATGTACAGaacatgctgtttttttaatacctcTTCTTTACTGACTCCTCCTAGGTCAGCCATGTCCAGCTCGGAGAGCAGGGACACATCTCCAACACTTTTGGATTCTTGAAGGGACAACTGTTCTTCAAGATCCTCCACCTGTGCTTGAAGTTGCTGGGAGCGGCCCCGGGCTACCTGGAGTTCCTCCAATGCTTCAGTAAGCTGATAAAAACAAGTGAGAACATAGTAATGATGCACACACTTGATATTTGGAAGTAATTTCACTTGAAAAATAATCACCATCTTAATATTTTAACACAATTAGTGTTACTGGTTTGAACACATGAGCAATTATTCTAGTAGTAATTTAAGTTTAAAAGAAGTACACAATGCAAACAAAGTTcaggtattaaaaaaactgaacattttcataggtggaaacagcttttatGCTTTTCCTAACTGAATTAGACAACTTTTAAAAACTAAGACGTATAGAATAGATGGGTCAATTTCTCTAGACCAAAGGCACAGTTTATCTTAAACTCAGATACTTTCTAGCAAGACAGAAATCTTGAAAAGCCAGATTCCCACCATTTGTAAATGTGAAACTTCATGAATGAGTGGAATCTACACCTGCAGGTGAAGTTTCAGAAACTAGAATAAGCAGAAACCTCAATTGCCTAGAGCTAGGGTGGGAGCTATAAGTCTGAATTCCTTTTACTAATGGAAGTTAAGTATAATCTGCAGTGTTGGATTCCATTTGAGAAACACTTAGACCAAGGTTTTACGTACCCTTTGGTAATATTGCACGAGTGTTCCGTTAAACATCCACATGTGAATGTGTACGCATACCTGCTGGTTGTACTTCTGTTGGAGTTGCTCGTGCATAGCCAGACGTGCATTCAAAGAGGCTAAATTGGCTTTCAGCTCAGCATTCTCCTGACAAACGCTCTCTAAACGCTCTTCCAAAGCCTGTTCCCGTTGCGTGAGGCGCAACACCTGTATACACAGCACAAACAAAACCATATGACTTACCTTTGATATAACCAAAAATACTTATTTATCAGTGAGTAGGTCTAATTTTCATAAGAAACTCATTGGGTACTAACTTTTTAGACTCATcgtaaaaacatttcaatgtaaTTCCACAAgagccatgcaaaaaaaattatttatatcCTTTTTGCTCCCTAATTTGATCACAAATTTGCTTACCTGCTCTCTCATGACATTGATTATCTCCTCATCCTGAGCCCTGGTGAGGATTGAGTTTTTTGTCACATCTTGTTTAAGGCTCTCCAGTTCACATGACATGACCCTCT
It contains:
- the LOC144200556 gene encoding BICD family-like cargo adapter 1, with product MNRPCEWALSDKQMGQYEELFIDYAEEEIVDYQDSGQLVVALKQKEEEVILAAQLGNALLLENRQLKEQSDKIHEKYADRLEELEQSNHKLRLKLENCQSEWESQVNYLERDARDLSTQVQQLTQALSQAERDKTQAQMDYTENTQQLKEKLNTAMEVERVMSCELESLKQDVTKNSILTRAQDEEIINVMREQVLRLTQREQALEERLESVCQENAELKANLASLNARLAMHEQLQQKYNQQLTEALEELQVARGRSQQLQAQVEDLEEQLSLQESKSVGDVSLLSELDMADLGGVSKEELTEEMGMILQMLQPLTEKNPTREDKDEENLKDVLCQLKTVAQTLTQTSGTQKLQQQQENAAMRQKLQRVKEQAEVAQQAIRDRDEAIAKKNLMEAELIRSKNEMMSLNNQLLDAIQRKLELSQELEAWQDDIQIVINQQLKSQQQSEQLQKKITSQGMSFFRKSTRTTFSWSVDANQDKAQPPWREWLRRGKGASYHK